One part of the Entelurus aequoreus isolate RoL-2023_Sb linkage group LG05, RoL_Eaeq_v1.1, whole genome shotgun sequence genome encodes these proteins:
- the cenpv gene encoding centromere protein V encodes MRMDLVKHTGGCHCGAVRFEVWSSPDLHVFHCNCSICTKKQNHHFIVPKDNFTLLQGLDHLTTYTFETHKAKHTFCRNCGVQSFYTPRSNPDGYGIAPHCLDPGTVQSIAVEKFAGDKWEESMEAHKTIRDMSKPKELRNTK; translated from the exons ATGAG GATGGATCTTGTGAAACATACTGGTGGCTGCCATTGTGGAGCTGTGAGGTTTGAAGTGTGGAGCTCTCCAGACCTCCATGTGTTCCATTGCAA CTGCAGTATTTGTACAAAGAAACAAAATCATCATTTCATTGTCCCCAAAGACAACTTTACACTTTTGCAG GGTTTGGATCATCTGACCACTTATACATTTGAAACTCACAAAGCGAAGCACACCTTCTGTAGAAACTGTGGGGTTCAGAGTTTCTACACGCCACGCTCCAACCCTGATGGATACG GTATTGCGCCACATTGTCTTGATCCAGGTACTGTGCAAAGCATCGCAGTAGAAAAATTTGCAGGAGACAAATGGGAAGAAAGCATGGAAGCGCACAAAACCATCAGAGACATGTCCAAACCAAAAGAACTGAGAAATACTAAATAA